A genomic region of Mesorhizobium sp. NZP2077 contains the following coding sequences:
- the mepA gene encoding penicillin-insensitive murein endopeptidase, whose translation MKATKRPGTGKKFRLAAALGLLALTGVAAQPAAAEERAKDLFGAEKLPTASAAQSIGFYSKGCFAGGVAIPMDGPTWEVMRPSRNRRWGHPAMIALIEKLSRDAAADGWPGLLIGDIAQPRGGPMLTGHASHQIGLDADIWLTPMPSRPLSMAQRESMSATLMVDEKTHLVKDALWTPQHTALLKQAASYAEVERILVNPGIKKKLCDTVKGDRSWLRKIRPFWGHDYHFHMRIGCQPGSPNCKAQEATPDDEGCGKPLAWWFTEEPWRPNKNPDAPKARDLMTMANLPKECRAVLEAPGPASAEAATYHGGAMPVVVAAPEPEAPPQPAATASGGGDLPGAANAFAATPRMGAPVPRPRPPVN comes from the coding sequence ATGAAGGCAACGAAACGGCCCGGTACGGGTAAGAAATTTCGGTTGGCGGCTGCCCTTGGCTTGCTAGCCCTGACTGGTGTCGCCGCTCAGCCGGCGGCGGCCGAGGAACGGGCAAAGGACCTGTTCGGCGCCGAGAAACTGCCGACCGCGAGCGCGGCGCAGTCGATCGGCTTCTACTCCAAGGGCTGTTTTGCCGGTGGTGTCGCCATTCCCATGGATGGCCCGACCTGGGAAGTGATGCGGCCGTCCCGCAACCGGCGCTGGGGTCATCCGGCGATGATCGCGCTGATCGAGAAGCTGTCGCGCGACGCGGCCGCCGATGGCTGGCCGGGCCTGCTGATCGGCGACATCGCGCAGCCGCGCGGCGGCCCGATGCTGACCGGCCACGCCTCACACCAGATCGGGCTTGATGCCGACATCTGGCTGACGCCGATGCCAAGCCGTCCGCTGTCGATGGCACAGCGCGAGTCGATGAGCGCCACCTTGATGGTCGACGAGAAAACCCATCTGGTGAAGGACGCGTTGTGGACGCCGCAGCATACGGCGTTGCTGAAACAAGCGGCGAGCTACGCGGAGGTCGAGCGCATCCTGGTCAATCCGGGCATCAAGAAAAAGCTCTGCGACACGGTCAAGGGCGACCGCTCCTGGCTGCGCAAGATCAGACCGTTCTGGGGCCACGACTACCATTTCCATATGCGCATCGGCTGCCAGCCTGGCTCGCCCAATTGCAAGGCGCAGGAAGCAACGCCGGATGATGAGGGCTGCGGCAAGCCGCTGGCCTGGTGGTTCACCGAGGAGCCCTGGCGACCCAACAAGAACCCTGATGCGCCGAAGGCGCGCGACTTGATGACCATGGCCAACCTGCCCAAGGAATGCCGCGCCGTGCTTGAAGCGCCGGGGCCGGCCTCGGCCGAGGCGGCGACCTACCACGGTGGCGCCATGCCGGTCGTGGTCGCCGCGCCCGAACCGGAAGCGCCGCCGCAGCCCGCCGCCACGGCCAGCGGGGGCGGCGATTTGCCAGGCGCGGCAAATGCTTTCGCGGCGACACCCAGAATGGGCGCGCCCGTTCCTCGGCCACGGCCGCCCGTGAACTGA
- a CDS encoding glucokinase, which yields MPSVSDTDTSLRFPVLIGDIGGTNARFSIVLDANSEPTEPQIFQTANFNTIDEAIQAAVLDRSSVRPNSAVLAVAGPVDGDEIELTNCPWVVKPKQMFASLGLSDIVVLNDFEAQALAVVALGEEHMEKIGGGTLEPNAGRVVLGPGTGLGVAGLVYALRHWIPVPGEGGHMDIGPRSPRDFEVFPHIEKLEGRISGEQILCGRGLVNVYRAVAKADGKPSPFTTPAEITGAALAKTDPVAQEALETFVTCLGRTAGDLALVFMSRGGVFLTGGIAQKIVPALKAGNFRAAFEDKAPHSALMRTMPVYVITNPLAALLGLAAYARNPSLFGVQTAGRRWQA from the coding sequence ATGCCAAGCGTAAGCGATACCGACACGTCGTTGCGGTTTCCGGTCCTGATCGGCGACATTGGCGGCACCAATGCGCGCTTTTCGATCGTGCTCGACGCCAATTCCGAACCGACCGAGCCGCAAATCTTCCAGACCGCCAATTTCAACACCATCGACGAGGCAATCCAGGCGGCGGTGCTCGACCGCTCGTCGGTCCGGCCCAATTCGGCGGTGCTGGCGGTGGCCGGTCCGGTCGACGGCGACGAGATCGAACTCACCAACTGCCCGTGGGTCGTCAAGCCGAAGCAGATGTTCGCCAGCCTCGGCCTGAGCGACATTGTCGTGCTCAACGATTTCGAGGCGCAGGCGCTGGCCGTCGTCGCCCTCGGCGAGGAGCATATGGAAAAGATCGGCGGCGGCACGCTGGAGCCCAATGCCGGCCGCGTCGTGCTCGGGCCGGGTACCGGTCTCGGCGTCGCCGGGCTGGTCTATGCGCTGCGCCACTGGATTCCGGTGCCCGGCGAGGGCGGTCATATGGATATCGGCCCGCGCTCACCGCGCGATTTCGAGGTTTTCCCCCATATTGAGAAGCTCGAGGGCCGCATTTCCGGCGAGCAGATCCTGTGTGGCCGCGGCCTCGTCAACGTCTACAGGGCGGTGGCCAAGGCGGACGGCAAGCCGTCGCCCTTCACCACGCCGGCCGAGATCACCGGTGCGGCATTGGCCAAGACCGATCCGGTGGCGCAAGAAGCGCTGGAAACCTTCGTCACATGCCTCGGCCGCACCGCCGGCGATCTCGCTTTGGTCTTCATGAGCCGCGGCGGCGTGTTCTTGACCGGCGGCATCGCGCAAAAAATCGTACCGGCGCTGAAAGCAGGCAATTTCCGCGCCGCCTTCGAGGACAAGGCGCCGCACAGTGCGCTGATGCGCACCATGCCCGTCTATGTCATCACCAATCCGCTGGCAGCACTTCTCGGCCTTGCCGCCTATGCCCGCAACCCCTCGCTGTTCGGCGTCCAGACGGCGGGCCGGCGCTGGCAGGCCTAG